The nucleotide window GCGCAACAGTCTTTGCGCTGGGCATCATGCCGTACATATCGGCGAGCATTTTCATGCAGATTGCCGGCGCCGTCGTGCCGACAGTCGAGAAGATGCAGAAGGACGAGGAAGGCCGGAAGAAAATCACGCAATGGACGCGGTATTTTACCGTGTTGCTGGCGGTGGTGCAGGCGTACGGCTTTGCGCTTTTCACGTCGTCGCTTGAGAACGCAGTCATTAACCCCGGTTTCGGGTTTATCGTACAAATGGTGCTGTTCCTTACCGCTGGCGCGATCTTCGTCATGTGGCTCGGCGAACAGATCACCGAGCGTGGGCTTGGAAATGGCGCCAGCCTCATCATTTTCTTCTCGATTATCGAGCGGTTCTGGCCGGGCATCTTCAGTACTTTCCGTTTCGTTCAAACGGGTGCGCTGGCGCCCCTTGCGCTCCTCTTACTCGGCTTCGTGATGCTCGGGGTCGTCGCAGGTACGATCGCGATCACAATGGCCGCGCGGCGGGCTATGATTCAAATCCCGCAGCGTACGATGGCCCGCGGCAGGATGCGTGAGGCGGCAAAGAATTTCATTCCGCTTCGTGTCAATGCTTCCGGCGTTATGCCGATCATTTTCGCGCAATCGGTCATCATTGTGCCGGGGGCGATCGCCCAGTTCAGCGGCAACCCCGGCGCCCAGCAGGCAGCCGAGCTTTTCCAACCGGGCACCTGGCTGTACTACGTGCTATCGGCGACCCTCATTGTCTTCTTCACGTATTTCTACACGTCGATCATCTTCAACCCGATCGATCTGTCCGAGAATCTGAAGAAACAGGGCGGATTCATTCCGGGCGTCAAGCCGGGTTCGAAGACGGCTGAATACATTGACCATGTCGTCACCCGGATCACGCTTCCGGGGGCGATATTCCTGACGTTCATCGCGTTGCTGCCGGTATTCATTGCCGACGTCATCAACGTTCCGTTCCAGTTTGGCGGAACGTCCCTGCTCATCGTTGTGGGTGTTGCGCTCGACACCATGGCGCAGATCCAGCAGCACCTGCTGTTGCGGAAGTACGACGGCTTCATGAAGAAAGGCCGCGTGCGGTATCGCGGTCGGCAGGCGATGGGCGGCGGCTTCTAGCCCGCCCGCGCCCAGATGATAGCGGTACTGCTTGGCCCCCCTGGAGCGGGCAAGGGCACTCAGGGCGAGCGGCTGGCCGCCCACCTCGGAATTCCGAAGGTGGCAACCGGCGACGTGTTGCGAGCTGCCGTCAGGGACGGCACCGAGCAGGGCCTTTCGGCCAAGGCGTTCATGGACCGCGGCGATCTTGTCCCGGATTCCGTCATCCTCGGCATGATGAAGGAAGTGCTGACGTCGCCAGATGCCGCCCGGGGGGCCATCCTCGACGGTGTGGTGCGCACGGTGCCCCAGGCTGAGGGCCTCACGATAATGCTCGCCGAGCTCGGCCGGAAAGTGGACAAGTTCGTCCTTTTTGATGTCGCCGAGAATGAGCTGGTGATGCGGTTGGGGGGTCGTACGGTGTGTGAGAATTGCCAGACGCCGTACAGAGGGCTCGAGCCCGGTGCCGATTGTGAGAAATGCGGAGGCACGCTGGTGCGGCGCAAGGACGACGAGCCAGAGTCGATCCGCAATCGCTTGCGTGTTTACGAAGCTCAGACCGCTCCGGTGATCGAGTGGGCGAAGGAGAAGAAGATGTGCCTCGTGACGGTTGATGCTACTGGTCCCGTCGAAGCGATTACCGATCGCGCCCTGAAAGCGCTGCTCGAGGAATGATCCAGCTCAAGTCCCGGCGCGAGGTCGACATCATGGCGCGGGGCGGAAAGATTCTGGCGGACACTGTAAAGCTGATGGAGCGTTCGGTGAAGCCCGGGATGACGACAGCCGATCTCGATGTCATTGCCGAGGATTTCATTCGGGGGCATCCGGGGGCGGTGCCATCGTTCAAGGGGCTCTACGACTTTCCGGCGAGTATCTGCACATCGATCAACAACGAGATAGTGCATGGGATCCCATCTAAAAAGAGGGTGCTCATCGAGGGGGATGTCGTGTCGATCGACGTCGGAGTACAGTACGAAG belongs to Gemmatimonadaceae bacterium and includes:
- the secY gene encoding preprotein translocase subunit SecY, whose amino-acid sequence is MAQNNPAAAVQNIYNTPELWQKITFTFLCLVLYRTGAHITVPGVDVVALTDFFRNQGGGGILGLYDLFVGGGLSRATVFALGIMPYISASIFMQIAGAVVPTVEKMQKDEEGRKKITQWTRYFTVLLAVVQAYGFALFTSSLENAVINPGFGFIVQMVLFLTAGAIFVMWLGEQITERGLGNGASLIIFFSIIERFWPGIFSTFRFVQTGALAPLALLLLGFVMLGVVAGTIAITMAARRAMIQIPQRTMARGRMREAAKNFIPLRVNASGVMPIIFAQSVIIVPGAIAQFSGNPGAQQAAELFQPGTWLYYVLSATLIVFFTYFYTSIIFNPIDLSENLKKQGGFIPGVKPGSKTAEYIDHVVTRITLPGAIFLTFIALLPVFIADVINVPFQFGGTSLLIVVGVALDTMAQIQQHLLLRKYDGFMKKGRVRYRGRQAMGGGF
- a CDS encoding adenylate kinase, producing MIAVLLGPPGAGKGTQGERLAAHLGIPKVATGDVLRAAVRDGTEQGLSAKAFMDRGDLVPDSVILGMMKEVLTSPDAARGAILDGVVRTVPQAEGLTIMLAELGRKVDKFVLFDVAENELVMRLGGRTVCENCQTPYRGLEPGADCEKCGGTLVRRKDDEPESIRNRLRVYEAQTAPVIEWAKEKKMCLVTVDATGPVEAITDRALKALLEE